The Sulfurihydrogenibium sp. genome includes the window CGTTCCATCTGAACCGTGTGGGTTATAAAGATAAAGTTCATCTAAAGCTTTATCAAAATCTCCATTGTTCCATCTGAACCGTGTGGGTTATAAAGCGTCATACATTTGAACCCATCTTTTATCGGATGGGTGTTCCATCTGAACCGTGTGGGTTATAAAGGTCTTTTTTTATATAAAGAGAGATACACTCCCCCCAAGTTCCATCTGAACCGTGTGGGTTATAAAGCAAATCTAAAAACGTAACGACTTCCCTCGTGATTGAGTTCCATCTGAACCGTGTGGGTTATAAAGCTTTTAAGCAAATCTTGGCGGACTACCTTTAGCGGTTGTTCCATCTGAACCGTGTGGGTTATAAAGTAACTTTCAAAAATGAATTTTTAGATATATATCTTGAGTTCCATCTGAACCGTGTGGGTTATAAAGGCAGGCGAAGGATAACGATTGTAGAGATAAAAAAACAGTTCCATCTGAACCGTGTGGGTTATAAAGAGATAACTCTCAGAAAGATTTAGCTCCTTCATTAGCGTTCCATCTGAACCGTGTGGGTTATAAAGTGTCTGTCGTCTTTTCCGCATCTATCACGAGAATGGTGTTCCATCTGAACCGTGTGGGTTATAAAGTAAATTCTTTGTAGTGTTTCTTTTGTAGTTCTCTCTGTTACATCTGAACCGTGTGGGTTGTAAAGAAAAAATAATGGAAAATAATAGGAAATTAAACAGGAGGAAAAAAAGATGAAAAAAGTTTTAGGTTTAGCCTTGTTTGGCATCTTAGCAACAGGTAGCATGACTTATGCCGCATATGTTCCTGAAGATACCGACCCTGAAGCTTATAATGAAATTGAAGCTGACTGCTGGGCTGCTCAACGTAAAATGGATATCCAAGAACTCGTTAATTGTCATAAGGATTTAGCTGACTGGTATAAGAAAAAAGGAAAATATGATGTTGCATATTATGAAATAAGTCAAGCTGGATATTATTGCAGCATGGCTGGAGATTATAAAAACGCAATAAAATACACTCTTGAAGCTATCGAAGGCTTTAAAAAGATAGGAAATAAAGAGGGAGAAGCAGATAACTACAGACAGCTTGGATATATCTATAAAGAAAAGGGAGACAAGAAGAAAGCAAAAGAATACTACATGAAAGCATATGAACTTTATAAATCCATCGGAGCAGAAAAGGATGCTCAAGACACTTTAAGAGCAATGAGGAGTAAAAGAGGTTATTGATATATTGACTTATAGATTATTCGCTGTATGTTAGCCCTATTCCTACTGACATTCTATCTGCTATGGACTGTAGAAACAATTAAAACAAAAACCTTAGGCAAAAGTTTGGTTCCATCTGAACCGTGTGGGTTATGTAAGAGGTGAGATGTGAGACGTTAAATCCACACTGTCATTCTGAAGCAGGCGAAGAATCTCATTTTTTCTTTTCAAATCAAAAAATCAAGAGATGATATCCTTTGTCCTATAGCCTCAGGACGATGACAAAAAAGCTAAACTTGCAAAAATTTTTAAAATATTCTTACTACAAATTAACTAATAACTCTTCTTCCAAGTTTACCAATAAGCTCTGCACCATAAACAATTATGCCTAACTTTCCTGCTTTAATATCCTCTTTATTTTCATTTATAGCTCTAATAACATCTTCTAACCTATAACCATTATTTCCATCACTATCTGTATCACTGTAAAACTCTAACTTCCTCTCGCTACTTTCAACATCACCTATATACAAATTTTGAGATACCATATCCGGTATAAACTCAGACTTTAGCTGAAGCTCTACCTTATCCCCCTCTTTTAACTGTGTATCAACTATAAAAACTGGGTCTGTAAAGATACGTGGCTCAGAAAGTGGCAGTTCTTTAAGCTCGTTTAAAATATAGATTTTTGCATTGCCTTTATTCAAGTATGCAATTTTAAAATCTTCCTTTTCTTCTATTTGAGATACAACAGCTCTTAATACTCCTTTGATTGTTTTACTATACGGCAAAACCTTATGATTTACATAATCCTTATTAACCTTACAAACAGAGGACAGTAGCCTCCATCCGATAAAGCTAAAATCTTTTTCTTTACACTTTATGCCATTACTTTCTGTATATAGTCTTACTTGT containing:
- a CDS encoding tetratricopeptide repeat protein, which translates into the protein MKKVLGLALFGILATGSMTYAAYVPEDTDPEAYNEIEADCWAAQRKMDIQELVNCHKDLADWYKKKGKYDVAYYEISQAGYYCSMAGDYKNAIKYTLEAIEGFKKIGNKEGEADNYRQLGYIYKEKGDKKKAKEYYMKAYELYKSIGAEKDAQDTLRAMRSKRGY